From Vreelandella neptunia, the proteins below share one genomic window:
- a CDS encoding cytochrome P450, producing the protein MNKPMKTRPAPVANWVDLKTLYDDPFPIYERLRREGGVHWVPSVNRYLITSYDAVITTEHDQETYSANETDSLQIRAMGHSMLRRDDPEHYRERRQWQSVFKPNAVKNVWTQTFHEKSREQLTRFIDKGPGADLIWDFSAPFAAECLRSLLGLYNASAEDLQRWSQTLIDATGNYGDDPDVWAAGKRSFDEVDVALDEMLEWHLHNRDHSLLSSLLSSPEDQMPLEKIRANIKMSIGGGLNEPRDALGVAAWAMLTHPDQRRTVERDPRLWSTVFDETIRWVAPIGLYSRQTTKRTVLAGVELPEGARLGICILSANRDESIWDRADKFDIYREVKPHLAFSKGTHVCLGARAARAEVAEVALPLLFDHLKGLDLHPDRDPTIGGWVFRGMLSLPVTWRDVKPLAKGRVPVSTGGPTPSATETEATPHVAIVGSGPAGCFTAKEVQRRMPGAHIDLFDRLPVPYGLLRYGVAGDHQGTKAVSRQFDCLFDAPNVRFIGNTTIGQQVSFDALRTNYDAVVLASGVRADRPLEIPGDLLTGVVGAGSITRRLNGHPDETETPTLGRRVAILGQGNVAIDVLRLLSIRAAELEGSDIDDAVHGKLTREIDTLHIIGRSSAEKARFDPVMIRELGGFSAIRHRLHGVDLDSVPEGKDARLDALRTLPGADSVDLEGEPRMMVEWWFETVPKRIDGQAQVEGITLRHGGETVALALDSVITAIGFVPDPEDAIAHALAEYPAVSETGRVEAGLYLAGWLRRGARGTIPDQRTDARALAGVIGADIAAGEVHCTRQGLSPHEEATDIDGWRRIDHLERTQTSPGRVRTKLATLEALLASARDESLVVERASHLNTGDGDSLGDLAVSILFGTESGNAELVAEELEQALDGRCAVDVADLSDVDPHSLDPTRFYLIVCSTYGDGEVPGGAQDFYATLRDDAPDLSGVRFASMGLGDSSYTRTYSRGGELLTEALLACGATRIGEFGRHDASGSLAASEVALDWAEGVLNLVASEEPSPP; encoded by the coding sequence ATGAATAAGCCAATGAAAACTCGCCCCGCCCCCGTGGCAAACTGGGTCGATCTCAAGACACTGTATGACGATCCGTTTCCAATCTACGAACGCCTGCGGCGCGAGGGCGGGGTTCATTGGGTGCCCAGCGTCAACCGCTATCTGATCACCAGCTACGACGCCGTGATTACCACCGAGCACGACCAGGAAACCTATTCAGCCAACGAAACGGATTCGCTCCAGATCCGCGCCATGGGGCATTCGATGCTGCGCCGCGACGACCCGGAGCACTACCGCGAGCGCCGCCAGTGGCAGAGCGTGTTCAAGCCCAATGCGGTTAAAAACGTCTGGACGCAGACCTTTCATGAAAAGAGCCGCGAACAGTTGACCCGCTTCATCGACAAGGGGCCGGGGGCCGATCTGATCTGGGATTTTTCAGCGCCCTTTGCCGCCGAATGCCTGAGATCACTGCTCGGGCTCTACAACGCCTCGGCGGAAGATCTTCAGCGCTGGTCGCAGACGCTGATTGATGCAACCGGCAACTACGGCGACGACCCGGACGTTTGGGCCGCGGGCAAGCGCTCTTTCGATGAAGTGGATGTCGCCCTCGATGAGATGCTCGAGTGGCACCTTCACAACCGCGACCACTCCCTTCTCTCCTCGCTGCTCTCCTCCCCCGAGGATCAGATGCCGCTGGAAAAGATTCGCGCCAACATCAAGATGAGCATCGGCGGCGGTTTGAACGAGCCCCGGGACGCCCTGGGCGTGGCGGCTTGGGCGATGTTGACCCACCCCGACCAGCGCCGGACGGTGGAACGCGACCCGAGACTATGGTCGACGGTGTTCGATGAAACCATTCGCTGGGTAGCGCCCATCGGGCTTTATTCACGCCAGACTACGAAACGCACCGTGCTGGCCGGCGTCGAGCTGCCGGAAGGGGCACGGCTAGGCATTTGTATTCTCTCGGCCAACCGCGATGAATCGATCTGGGATCGCGCGGACAAATTCGATATTTACCGCGAGGTCAAACCGCACCTGGCGTTCAGCAAGGGCACGCATGTGTGTCTGGGCGCCCGGGCGGCGCGGGCCGAAGTGGCCGAAGTGGCACTACCGCTGCTGTTCGATCACTTGAAAGGGCTCGACCTCCACCCCGACCGCGATCCCACCATCGGCGGTTGGGTCTTCCGTGGCATGCTCTCGCTGCCGGTGACCTGGCGCGACGTGAAGCCGCTCGCCAAGGGGCGCGTGCCCGTTTCTACGGGTGGGCCAACGCCCTCGGCAACGGAAACCGAGGCGACCCCGCACGTCGCCATTGTCGGCTCTGGGCCGGCGGGCTGCTTTACGGCAAAAGAAGTCCAGCGCCGCATGCCCGGCGCCCATATCGATCTGTTTGACCGCCTCCCCGTACCCTACGGTCTGCTGCGCTACGGCGTGGCAGGCGATCATCAGGGCACCAAAGCCGTCTCACGCCAGTTTGATTGCCTGTTCGATGCGCCGAACGTGCGTTTTATCGGCAATACGACCATCGGCCAGCAGGTGTCTTTCGATGCGCTGCGCACGAACTACGACGCCGTGGTGCTTGCCTCCGGTGTACGTGCGGATCGGCCGCTGGAGATTCCCGGTGACCTGCTTACGGGCGTAGTGGGTGCGGGCAGTATTACCCGCCGACTCAACGGCCACCCGGACGAGACCGAGACGCCGACGCTTGGTCGGCGCGTGGCAATCTTGGGCCAGGGGAATGTAGCCATCGACGTGTTGCGGCTGCTGTCGATTCGCGCCGCCGAACTCGAGGGCAGCGACATCGACGACGCCGTTCACGGGAAGCTGACACGTGAGATCGATACGCTGCACATCATCGGCCGCTCGAGCGCGGAGAAGGCCCGCTTCGACCCGGTGATGATCCGCGAGCTGGGCGGCTTTTCAGCTATTCGGCATCGCCTTCACGGTGTCGATCTGGATAGCGTGCCGGAAGGCAAGGATGCCCGGCTGGACGCGCTGCGTACGCTACCCGGGGCAGACAGCGTCGACCTCGAGGGCGAGCCGCGGATGATGGTCGAGTGGTGGTTCGAGACAGTGCCCAAACGCATCGATGGGCAGGCGCAGGTCGAAGGTATCACTCTGCGTCATGGCGGCGAGACCGTCGCGCTGGCGCTGGATTCGGTCATAACCGCCATCGGTTTCGTGCCCGACCCGGAGGACGCCATAGCACACGCGCTCGCCGAGTATCCGGCGGTATCTGAGACCGGCCGCGTCGAGGCGGGGCTCTACCTGGCCGGCTGGTTGCGCCGCGGCGCCCGAGGCACGATTCCCGATCAGCGCACCGACGCACGGGCACTGGCTGGCGTGATTGGCGCGGATATCGCGGCAGGTGAGGTGCACTGCACTCGCCAGGGGCTTAGCCCTCATGAAGAGGCCACCGACATCGACGGCTGGCGGCGTATCGACCACCTAGAGCGTACCCAGACCTCTCCAGGGCGGGTACGCACCAAGCTGGCCACGCTGGAGGCGCTTTTGGCGTCGGCGCGGGATGAGTCGCTGGTGGTCGAGCGTGCGTCGCACCTCAATACGGGTGACGGCGACAGCCTGGGCGACCTGGCGGTCAGCATTCTATTCGGCACCGAGTCCGGCAATGCCGAGCTGGTCGCCGAGGAGCTCGAGCAGGCCCTTGATGGGCGCTGCGCGGTTGACGTGGCCGATCTGAGCGATGTTGACCCGCACTCGCTCGACCCGACCCGGTTCTACCTCATCGTCTGCTCAACCTACGGCGATGGCGAGGTGCCAGGCGGCGCCCAAGATTTCTACGCGACGCTGCGCGATGATGCTCCCGACCTATCCGGCGTGCGTTTTGCGAGCATGGGGCTGGGCGACAGTAGCTACACCAGAACCTACTCACGCGGCGGCGAACTGCTCACCGAGGCGCTACTGGCCTGTGGCGCAACGCGAATCGGCGAGTTTGGCCGTCACGATGCCAGCGGATCGCTTGCGGCCTCTGAGGTCGCTCTGGATTGGGCAGAGGGCGTACTGAACCTGGTGGCGAGCGAAGAACCATCGCCGCCATGA
- a CDS encoding NAD(P)/FAD-dependent oxidoreductase — MAPTIAPVETSNDFPASTTVVIIGGGIIGLTAALTLAERGVPVTVLEKGRIAGEQSSRNLGWIRKTSRHGEDVPLALASDRLWATMAERTGSDVGYRQSGIMFLSRTPDQLAVHEAWLDSVAALSLDSRLLSAREIDAQVPGGRGDWAGAIFTPSDGYAEPTLASSAIARAAIARGAVIVEHCAVRNITRTGGQVSGVVTERGEIRCDQVLLAGGMWSRRFLGNIGISLPTLPLILSVFRTGAMEGPTNSAVGGPDFSFRKHKDGGFIVTQRGALDAPLTLDHLLVGSKYLIALRAQRGLLRISLGKHFWRDLALPRRWKNGNSPFERVRTLDPPINQMLNRDAHHNLSAAWPVFEKATIEEAWAGMIDITPDSNPVIDAVPGVPGLTLASGFSGHGFGTSPAAGQLAADLIMNNEPIIDPRPYRFGRF, encoded by the coding sequence ATGGCACCGACTATCGCACCCGTCGAGACCTCCAACGACTTTCCCGCCTCGACCACCGTGGTCATCATCGGTGGCGGCATTATCGGCCTGACCGCTGCCCTGACGCTCGCCGAGCGCGGCGTGCCCGTCACGGTACTGGAAAAGGGCCGCATCGCCGGTGAGCAGTCCTCCCGCAACCTGGGCTGGATTCGCAAGACCAGCCGCCACGGCGAGGATGTGCCGCTGGCGCTGGCTTCCGACCGGCTATGGGCCACCATGGCTGAGCGCACCGGCAGCGACGTGGGGTATCGCCAGTCGGGCATCATGTTTTTGTCGCGCACGCCCGATCAGCTCGCCGTGCATGAAGCCTGGCTCGATTCGGTCGCGGCGCTGTCGCTGGACTCCCGACTGTTGAGCGCACGCGAGATCGACGCGCAGGTGCCGGGCGGTCGCGGTGACTGGGCTGGCGCCATCTTCACGCCATCTGACGGCTACGCCGAGCCTACGCTTGCCTCCAGCGCCATCGCTCGGGCGGCCATTGCACGGGGCGCGGTCATCGTCGAACACTGTGCAGTGCGCAATATTACCCGCACCGGCGGGCAGGTGAGTGGGGTGGTAACCGAGCGTGGCGAAATTCGCTGCGATCAGGTACTGCTGGCTGGCGGCATGTGGTCCCGGCGGTTTCTGGGCAATATCGGCATCTCCCTGCCCACCTTGCCGCTGATTCTGTCGGTGTTTCGAACCGGCGCCATGGAAGGCCCCACCAACAGCGCCGTTGGCGGGCCGGATTTCTCCTTTCGAAAGCACAAGGATGGCGGCTTCATCGTGACCCAGCGTGGTGCACTTGATGCCCCGCTGACGCTGGATCATCTGCTGGTCGGCTCCAAGTATTTAATCGCACTGCGCGCCCAGCGGGGGCTTTTGCGGATATCGCTGGGCAAGCACTTTTGGCGGGATCTCGCGCTGCCACGGCGCTGGAAAAACGGCAACTCGCCCTTCGAACGCGTGCGCACCCTGGATCCGCCGATCAATCAAATGCTCAACCGTGATGCCCACCACAATCTGTCCGCGGCATGGCCGGTGTTCGAAAAGGCGACCATCGAAGAAGCCTGGGCAGGCATGATCGACATCACACCGGACTCCAACCCGGTCATTGATGCGGTGCCCGGCGTGCCGGGGCTGACCCTGGCTTCCGGCTTCTCCGGCCACGGCTTTGGCACCTCGCCGGCGGCCGGCCAGCTCGCCGCGGATCTGATCATGAACAACGAGCCGATCATTGATCCAAGGCCTTACCGGTTCGGGAGGTTCTAA
- a CDS encoding Rid family hydrolase, whose translation MTTITKVKTGSKFEEHASYSRVVAVDNWILVSNTAGRNPDTKEIPDDVSEQLKQVFANIERGLSAVDSDLSDVVSARIFIQNPADTETVMTLFGETMRGVDPVITVTCPPLGAEVYKVELEVTAYRGAGSAETIRIDTSAQ comes from the coding sequence ATGACTACGATCACCAAGGTCAAAACCGGCTCCAAATTCGAGGAACACGCCAGCTATTCACGCGTGGTGGCCGTCGACAACTGGATCCTTGTCTCCAACACTGCCGGGCGTAACCCGGACACCAAGGAGATTCCAGACGACGTCAGTGAGCAGTTGAAGCAGGTCTTCGCCAACATCGAACGCGGGCTTTCAGCCGTCGATAGCGACCTTTCCGACGTGGTATCTGCCAGGATTTTCATTCAGAACCCAGCCGACACTGAAACGGTCATGACCCTGTTCGGCGAAACCATGCGCGGCGTCGACCCGGTCATTACCGTCACCTGCCCGCCGCTCGGCGCCGAGGTCTACAAGGTCGAGCTGGAAGTGACCGCTTACCGAGGCGCCGGCAGCGCCGAGACCATCCGGATCGACACCTCCGCTCAGTGA
- a CDS encoding tyramine oxidase subunit B produces the protein MGNNTKIDFIYLSEQDMIRAGVTDMAACVDTMEEVFHLLHIGDYRMAGPNNDSHGAMIMFPEESPFSTMPKPTADRRMMAMPAYLGGSFCTSGVKWYGSNIANREKGLPRSILMFTLTDPDTAAPLAYMSANLLSAYRTGAVPGVGARHLARKDSRVIGLLGPGVMGRTSVAAFMAVCPEIDTIKIKGRSEKNINGFIEWVKEHYPQVTNLQVVDSEEAVVRDADIVTYCASGEVGNPDLYPMVKREWVKPGAFLAMPAPCNFDAGMEAPDIRKVLDDTGLYEAWYEEVPKPAHNVIPLVGVKFMDMLHAGTLEASALEDLGAIVSGDSPGRQSDEEIIMMSVGGMPVEDVAWATVVYRKAVEQGIGVKLNLWDEPALK, from the coding sequence ATGGGCAACAACACCAAGATTGATTTTATCTACCTCTCCGAGCAGGACATGATTCGTGCCGGCGTGACCGATATGGCCGCCTGTGTGGACACCATGGAAGAGGTCTTCCACCTGCTTCACATCGGCGATTACCGCATGGCTGGGCCCAACAACGACTCCCACGGCGCGATGATCATGTTCCCAGAGGAGTCGCCGTTTTCCACCATGCCGAAACCGACTGCCGATCGCCGCATGATGGCGATGCCGGCCTATCTGGGCGGCAGCTTCTGCACCTCCGGTGTGAAGTGGTACGGCTCTAACATCGCCAACCGGGAAAAGGGCCTGCCCCGCTCCATCCTGATGTTCACGCTGACCGACCCGGACACCGCTGCACCCTTGGCGTACATGTCGGCCAACCTGCTGTCGGCCTACCGCACCGGCGCCGTGCCGGGTGTCGGCGCTCGCCATCTGGCCCGCAAGGATTCCCGCGTTATCGGCCTGCTGGGCCCAGGGGTAATGGGCCGGACCAGCGTGGCTGCGTTCATGGCGGTCTGCCCGGAGATCGACACCATCAAGATCAAGGGGCGCAGCGAGAAGAACATCAACGGCTTCATCGAGTGGGTGAAGGAGCACTACCCGCAGGTCACCAACCTCCAGGTCGTCGATTCCGAGGAAGCGGTGGTGCGCGATGCCGACATCGTGACCTACTGCGCCTCCGGCGAAGTCGGCAATCCCGACCTCTACCCGATGGTAAAGCGCGAGTGGGTCAAGCCCGGCGCCTTTCTGGCAATGCCGGCGCCGTGCAACTTCGATGCCGGCATGGAAGCGCCGGATATCCGCAAGGTGCTCGATGACACCGGCCTTTACGAAGCCTGGTACGAGGAAGTGCCCAAGCCCGCCCATAACGTGATTCCGCTGGTCGGCGTGAAGTTCATGGACATGCTCCATGCCGGCACCCTCGAGGCCAGCGCGCTGGAAGACCTGGGCGCTATCGTCTCCGGTGACAGCCCGGGTCGTCAGAGCGACGAGGAGATCATCATGATGTCGGTCGGCGGCATGCCGGTCGAAGACGTTGCCTGGGCCACGGTCGTCTACCGCAAGGCCGTGGAGCAGGGCATCGGCGTCAAGCTGAACCTGTGGGATGAGCCCGCGCTGAAATAA
- a CDS encoding helix-turn-helix domain-containing protein codes for MLHDRLHRARVLKNMTLQQLADLLGGITKQALSKYEQGKDAPNSTRLIQLADALGVNPEYFFRSDSVALGKVDFRKHSAFGKRQQEAVKEQVREHLERYLAAESLFQTGQSPDEFSKWHKRFSVSSIDEVEQAANKLREEWQLGLNPIANLTETLEENGIKVVSLKAHEKFDGLCALVNDGADAVIVSNTERPGERQRFNLAHELGHLVMSLPEELHGTRDEENWCHRFAGAFLFPANQVRVTFGEHRKRVLFQEFLLAKEEWGVSIQATLRRLYDLDIVSSSFYQNTFRLWSMKGFRKSEPGRQEPEKSYRLKQLVYRALAEGLVTPSRAAELLSVSLGEIEEIMANGQAGDSEHVSENSCL; via the coding sequence ATGCTGCATGATCGTCTACATCGTGCGCGTGTCCTTAAGAATATGACCTTGCAGCAGTTAGCCGATCTGCTGGGGGGCATAACCAAGCAAGCTCTGTCGAAATATGAACAGGGCAAGGACGCGCCCAATTCGACTCGCTTGATCCAACTAGCGGACGCACTTGGGGTTAACCCTGAGTATTTTTTCCGTTCAGACTCAGTAGCGCTGGGAAAAGTAGACTTCCGTAAGCACTCTGCCTTCGGAAAACGCCAGCAAGAAGCCGTCAAGGAGCAAGTGCGTGAGCACCTTGAGCGCTATTTAGCGGCAGAGAGCCTGTTCCAAACCGGCCAATCACCTGATGAATTTTCCAAATGGCATAAGCGTTTTTCCGTATCCAGTATCGATGAGGTTGAACAGGCAGCTAATAAACTCCGTGAAGAATGGCAGCTTGGGCTAAACCCCATCGCCAATCTGACTGAAACCCTGGAAGAAAACGGCATTAAAGTCGTCAGTCTTAAGGCCCACGAGAAATTCGATGGGCTTTGCGCCCTCGTCAACGATGGCGCGGATGCCGTTATTGTCAGTAATACTGAGCGTCCTGGTGAACGCCAGCGTTTTAATCTCGCCCATGAGCTAGGACATTTGGTTATGTCACTACCAGAGGAGCTTCATGGCACTCGGGATGAAGAAAACTGGTGCCACCGCTTTGCCGGGGCGTTTCTTTTTCCTGCAAATCAAGTGCGCGTCACCTTTGGTGAGCACCGCAAACGGGTGCTGTTCCAAGAGTTCCTTTTGGCCAAGGAGGAGTGGGGTGTTTCTATTCAAGCCACTTTGCGCCGGTTATATGACCTGGATATCGTTAGTTCGAGCTTCTATCAGAACACTTTTCGCCTATGGTCGATGAAAGGTTTTCGAAAAAGTGAACCTGGTCGACAAGAGCCTGAAAAATCCTATCGCCTGAAGCAATTGGTTTACAGGGCGCTGGCTGAAGGACTGGTTACTCCTTCAAGAGCAGCGGAGTTACTCAGTGTAAGCCTCGGCGAGATTGAGGAAATCATGGCAAACGGACAGGCAGGTGACAGTGAGCATGTCAGCGAAAATTCTTGTCTCTGA
- a CDS encoding type II toxin-antitoxin system VapC family toxin, producing the protein MSAKILVSDTNIWIDLHHSGLLETVFALPHQFVTTDFVWRELKKPPGQELTGLGLVVEAFNGEEVATLFMLRQTLGNSSLADVSCYFLAKERGWTLLTNDGALRKSGQKSQLEVRGVLWILDELEAHALLAPGQLADALETMLEAGAWLPEDECHQRLSRWR; encoded by the coding sequence ATGTCAGCGAAAATTCTTGTCTCTGATACCAATATCTGGATAGATCTTCACCACAGTGGCCTGCTAGAAACCGTGTTTGCCCTACCTCACCAGTTCGTCACCACCGACTTTGTGTGGCGGGAGCTGAAAAAGCCCCCTGGCCAAGAGTTAACGGGATTAGGCCTTGTGGTTGAGGCATTCAATGGTGAGGAAGTTGCAACGCTTTTTATGCTACGCCAAACATTGGGTAATTCCTCACTAGCGGATGTGTCGTGCTACTTCCTAGCCAAGGAAAGAGGCTGGACGCTGCTGACCAATGACGGCGCGCTCAGGAAATCAGGTCAGAAAAGCCAGCTAGAGGTTCGTGGTGTTCTTTGGATCCTGGATGAACTGGAAGCCCATGCGCTTCTTGCTCCAGGCCAGTTGGCCGATGCTTTGGAAACGATGCTGGAAGCGGGTGCCTGGCTACCGGAAGACGAATGCCATCAACGGCTAAGTCGATGGCGATAA
- a CDS encoding YicC/YloC family endoribonuclease, translated as MATSSRVHSMTAFARTEQAAPFGTLQVEIRSVNQRYLEPHFRLHESLRDLEPVLREALRTRLARGKVECSVRFESAETAQAPAVNSTRLAAIADALAAIQQQVPSAVPPTTLALLNQPGVMETQHLDQEAIKAAAKALFDQALDELIDARAREGEKLAEMITTRLAAVSEQVANVRSLLPQILERQRAQLLERLEVAKTELDPQRLEAELVLVAQKADVDEELDRLTAHIEEVSHQLAQKGPKGRRLDFLMQELNREANTLSSKSVVAETTRCAVELKVLIEQMREQIQNIE; from the coding sequence ATGGCCACTTCAAGCCGCGTACACAGCATGACCGCCTTTGCCCGCACCGAGCAGGCTGCCCCGTTTGGCACGCTGCAGGTGGAAATTCGCTCAGTGAATCAGCGTTATTTAGAGCCTCACTTCCGCCTGCACGAAAGCCTGCGTGACCTGGAGCCAGTGCTGCGTGAAGCGCTGCGCACCCGTTTAGCTCGTGGCAAAGTCGAGTGCAGTGTTCGCTTTGAGAGCGCCGAAACCGCCCAAGCCCCCGCCGTTAACAGCACCCGCTTAGCCGCCATTGCTGATGCGCTTGCCGCCATACAGCAGCAAGTGCCCAGCGCCGTGCCACCCACCACGCTTGCGCTACTCAACCAGCCCGGTGTGATGGAAACCCAGCACCTTGACCAAGAGGCCATCAAGGCCGCCGCCAAAGCGCTGTTTGACCAAGCACTGGATGAGCTGATTGACGCTCGCGCCCGTGAAGGGGAAAAGCTCGCTGAGATGATCACCACCCGCCTGGCGGCAGTAAGTGAGCAGGTCGCCAACGTGCGCAGCCTGCTACCGCAGATTTTGGAGCGCCAACGCGCCCAACTGCTAGAGCGCCTGGAGGTTGCCAAAACCGAACTCGACCCGCAGCGCCTGGAAGCCGAGCTGGTGCTGGTGGCGCAAAAAGCTGATGTGGATGAAGAGCTGGATCGTCTAACGGCGCATATCGAAGAAGTAAGCCACCAGCTCGCCCAGAAAGGCCCCAAAGGCCGCCGTTTGGATTTCCTAATGCAAGAGCTTAACCGGGAAGCCAATACGCTTTCGTCAAAGTCTGTGGTGGCGGAGACGACACGCTGTGCGGTGGAGTTGAAGGTGTTGATTGAGCAGATGAGGGAGCAGATTCAGAATATTGAGTGA
- the rph gene encoding ribonuclease PH, whose protein sequence is MRPSGREADQLREIRLTRDYTRHAEGSVLVEFGDTKVLCNASVEAGVPRWLRGKNQGWVTAEYGMLPRATHTRSGREATRGKQGGRTLEIQRLIGRSLRAAVNLKKLGEFTITVDCDVIQADGGTRTAAITGGCVALIDAIRYLQREKKIKGDPFKQLVSAISVGIYKGVPVLDLDYPEDSKADTDLNVVMTESGELIEVQGTAEAGAFTRAELNDMLDLAEKAGDALRDHQREALGIRG, encoded by the coding sequence GTGCGCCCCAGCGGTCGCGAAGCCGACCAGCTCCGCGAGATTCGCCTGACCCGCGATTACACCCGTCATGCGGAAGGCTCCGTACTGGTGGAGTTTGGCGATACCAAAGTGCTGTGTAATGCCAGCGTAGAAGCCGGTGTACCGCGCTGGCTGCGCGGCAAGAATCAGGGCTGGGTCACCGCTGAGTACGGCATGCTGCCCCGCGCCACTCACACCCGTAGTGGCCGTGAAGCGACCCGCGGCAAGCAAGGCGGCCGCACGCTGGAAATCCAGCGTTTGATTGGCCGCAGCCTGCGCGCCGCGGTGAATTTGAAGAAGCTGGGTGAGTTCACCATTACCGTGGATTGCGATGTGATCCAGGCCGATGGCGGTACCCGTACCGCGGCGATTACCGGGGGCTGCGTAGCACTGATCGATGCGATCCGTTATCTGCAGCGCGAGAAGAAGATCAAGGGCGATCCCTTCAAGCAGTTGGTGAGCGCCATTTCCGTGGGTATTTATAAAGGCGTGCCGGTGCTGGATCTGGACTACCCGGAAGATAGCAAAGCCGATACCGACCTGAACGTGGTAATGACCGAAAGCGGCGAGCTAATCGAAGTGCAAGGCACCGCCGAGGCAGGCGCTTTCACCCGTGCCGAGCTAAACGACATGCTCGATTTAGCCGAGAAAGCAGGCGATGCGCTTCGCGATCATCAGCGTGAAGCGCTGGGTATTCGTGGGTAA
- a CDS encoding exodeoxyribonuclease III, with amino-acid sequence MKIASINVNGIRDAVDRGFLDWLAQQDVDVVCVQNIKAKSFELGDHILYPEGYEGYFLDAEEDGFSGVALYCRKIPKAIMYGLGFPQCDHEGRFLQADYERFSIVSFLMPDGSDQKAKQAFMEQYQEYLTKMSRKRREYILCGTWHIAHKTVDLANWSDNQLTSGFRPEERAWMDQVLGPTGFIDTFREINRDAGEYTWWPKLDQDVPRERQEGWRIDYQLVGPNFRRHVVDAWIDYDATFSEFAPLIVEYDLAL; translated from the coding sequence ATGAAAATTGCCAGCATCAATGTCAATGGTATTCGTGATGCCGTCGATCGTGGCTTCCTGGACTGGCTGGCTCAGCAGGATGTCGACGTGGTCTGCGTGCAGAACATCAAGGCAAAAAGTTTTGAACTGGGTGACCACATTCTGTATCCGGAAGGCTATGAAGGCTATTTCCTGGATGCCGAAGAGGACGGTTTCTCCGGTGTGGCACTCTATTGCCGCAAAATCCCCAAGGCGATTATGTATGGCCTGGGGTTTCCTCAGTGTGACCATGAAGGACGTTTTCTGCAGGCGGATTATGAACGCTTCAGTATCGTCTCCTTCCTGATGCCTGACGGAAGTGACCAAAAAGCCAAGCAGGCGTTTATGGAGCAGTATCAAGAGTATTTGACGAAGATGTCGCGCAAACGCCGCGAATACATCCTCTGCGGTACTTGGCATATTGCCCATAAAACCGTCGATTTGGCTAACTGGTCGGATAATCAACTGACCTCAGGCTTCCGCCCGGAAGAGCGCGCCTGGATGGATCAGGTGCTTGGCCCCACCGGGTTTATCGACACCTTCCGCGAAATTAACCGCGATGCAGGTGAATATACCTGGTGGCCGAAGCTCGACCAAGACGTGCCCCGTGAGCGCCAGGAAGGTTGGCGGATTGACTATCAATTAGTCGGCCCCAACTTCCGCCGCCACGTGGTCGACGCGTGGATCGATTACGATGCGACCTTCTCCGAGTTCGCACCGCTAATCGTTGAGTACGACCTAGCGCTCTAA
- the pyrE gene encoding orotate phosphoribosyltransferase, with translation MATTLQPYQRDFIAFAIEQGVLKFGEFTLKSGRVSPYFFNAGLFQTGRALAKLGRFYAQAIVDSGLNADVLFGPAYKGIPLAAVTAAALADHHDRDMPYAFNRKEAKTHGEGGNIVGAPLAGDILIIDDVITAGTAIREVMTLIEQSGARAAGVIIALDRQERGQGEQSAIQEVQAQYAMPVVSIVTLEQVLTYLEEHAGGEMLAYAEAIRAYRDRYGITN, from the coding sequence GTGGCTACCACTCTACAACCCTACCAGCGCGATTTCATTGCCTTTGCCATTGAGCAAGGCGTGCTTAAGTTTGGCGAGTTTACGCTTAAATCTGGCCGCGTTAGCCCCTACTTTTTCAACGCAGGGCTGTTTCAAACCGGTCGTGCGCTGGCCAAACTGGGACGTTTTTACGCCCAGGCGATTGTCGATAGCGGCTTAAACGCCGATGTGCTGTTTGGCCCGGCGTACAAAGGCATCCCACTGGCGGCAGTCACCGCGGCGGCACTGGCCGATCATCACGACCGGGATATGCCCTACGCCTTTAATCGCAAAGAGGCGAAAACCCACGGCGAAGGCGGCAATATCGTAGGCGCACCGCTTGCTGGCGATATTTTGATCATTGATGACGTGATTACCGCGGGTACCGCCATTCGCGAAGTGATGACACTGATTGAACAGAGCGGTGCTCGTGCCGCTGGCGTTATCATAGCGCTTGACCGTCAGGAGCGCGGTCAAGGCGAGCAGAGCGCGATTCAGGAAGTGCAGGCTCAGTACGCTATGCCAGTGGTCAGTATCGTCACTCTGGAGCAAGTGCTCACTTACCTTGAAGAGCATGCTGGTGGCGAAATGCTCGCCTACGCTGAAGCGATCAGGGCGTATCGTGACCGCTATGGGATTACCAATTGA